In Gossypium raimondii isolate GPD5lz chromosome 12, ASM2569854v1, whole genome shotgun sequence, a single window of DNA contains:
- the LOC105765494 gene encoding membrane-associated kinase regulator 5: MEALNFLMFWKPSNGVHKVNQTQPCDGNGAAATVTVTATVASGVVSDHELDEGEDSFIDLEFPLRDFNGNGGARRELTNNFVGNKELSLSPADHFSKRKIMPIEPISKPQSPIALLKSAQRFRVFTPKKSKSMANTGNNTRLPEKTKLVGVSMETPKHGNHNSREHFTRENSFRRTKGKIEDDPSKRLSKDLVHKYLNVIKPLYTKISKKHSQTHKFEVSGDLSTLSPATSPATVYSVKEKQGNTNIKAGYKHLGKSRSASAAASPISRRDDSLLLQHDGIQSAILHCKRSFNSSRESSWLSRCTSDCSSQEKLSNASSTESSLFSRVTSISSYEKLMDSARTSSEEGNGFTT, from the exons ATGGAAGCTCTGAATTTTCTCATGTTTTGGAAACCTAGTAACGGGGTTCATAAAGTAAATCAAACCCAACCATGTGATGGAAACGGCGCCGCCGCCACCGTCACCGTCACTGCCACCGTCGCGTCTGGGGTTGTTTCGGATCATGAGTTGGATGAAGGGGAGGACTCTTTCATCGACTTGGAGTTTCCTCTACGTGATTTTAATGGCAATGGTGGAGCTCGCCGTGAACTGACCAACAATTTTGTTGGTAACAAAGAGCTTAGTTTGTCTCCCGCTGATCACTTCTCGAAGAGAAAGATTATGCCTATCGAGCCAATCTCCAAGCCACAATCGCCCATTGCTCTGCTAAAATCAGCTCAGAGATTTCGAGTCTTTACTCCCAAGAAATCCAAATCAATGGCGAATACCGGTAACAATACACGCCTACCGGAGAAAACCAAGCTCGTAGGTGTTTCAATGGAGACCCCAAAGCATGGAAACCATAATAGCAGAGAGCATTTCACTAGAGAAAACAGTTTCCGAAGAACAAAAGGCAAAATAGAAGATGATCCTTCGAAGAGATTATCAAAAGATTTGGTACATAAGTACTTGAATGTAATCAAACCATTGTACACAAAAATCTCCAAAAAGCACAGTCAAACCCACAAGTTCGAAGTGTCCGGCGACTTATCAACGTTATCTCCGGCTACTTCTCCGGCGACGGTATATTCTGTAAAGGAGAAACAGGGAAATACTAATATTAAAGCGGGTTACAAGCATCTGGGAAAAAGCCGATCAGCCTCGGCTGCAGCGTCGCCGATTAGCCGGAGAGATGATTCACTGCTGCTTCAACATGATGGGATCCAAAGCGCCATTTTACATTGCAAGAGATCTTTCAATTCATCCAGAG AATCTTCATGGTTATCGAGATGCACAAGCGATTGTTCTTCGCAAGAGAAATTAAGCAATGCATCTTCAACAG aGTCTTCTCTATTTTCACGAGTTACAAGCATTTCATCATACGAGAAACTAATGGATTCAGCAAGAACATCAAGCGAAGAAGGCAATGGCTTCACCACCTGA
- the LOC105765496 gene encoding reticulon-like protein B2 yields the protein MADHKESKMEELAHKIHSKISSPSSSSDSDEDKRSHARAVALKAKVYRLFGREKPLHQVLGAGKPADILLWRNKKLSGGVLGGVTSLWFLFEMLDYHLITLICHLMILALSVLFLWSNASNFINNSPPTIPEVVIPEKCLLKAASCFTFEINRTLDIVRTIATGKDLKTFLGAIAGLWFLSILGSCFHFLTMVYIVFILLYTVPVFYEKYEDKVDAFSEKMIIELKKQFAVLEKKVLSSINKEKKKD from the exons ATGGCGGACCACAAAGAGTCGAAAATGGAGGAGCTGGCCCACAAGATCCACAGCAAGATCTCCTCGCCGTCATCCTCCTCCGATTCCGACGAAGATAAGCGCTCTCACGCTCGCGCTGTCGCTCTCAAGGCCAAAGTTTATCGTCTCTTCGGCAGAGAAAAGCCTCTTCACCAAGTCTTAGGCGCCGGAAAAC CTGCTGATATCCTTCTATGGAGGAACAAGAAACTTTCCGGAGGCGTGCTTGGTGGTGTAACATCTCTCTGGTTTCTCTTTGAAATGCTTgattaccatttaatcactctgATTTGTCACTTAATGATACTCGCATTATCGGTCCTTTTCCTATGGTCCAATGCGTCTAATTTCATCAACAA TTCTCCACCAACCATTCCAGAAGTTGTAATCCCTGAAAAGTGTCTCCTTAAAGCTGCATCTTGCTTTACGTTTGAAATTAACCGAACTCTTGATATTGTACGGACCATTGCAACCGGCAAAGATTTGAAGACGTTTCTTGGT GCTATTGCTGGACTATGGTTTCTGTCAATTCTGGGTAGCTGTTTTCACTTCTTGACGATGGTCTACATAG TATTTATTCTTCTATACACTGTGCCGGTATTTTATGAGAAGTACGAGGACAAAGTGGATGCATTTTCTGAGAAAATGATAATAGAGCTTAAGAAGCAGTTTGCAGTGCTTGAGAAGAAGGTTCTGAGTAGTATCaataaagagaagaagaaagattag
- the LOC105765495 gene encoding F-box protein At5g52880 isoform X2: protein MSNRTERYQKLCLEESLSRIYQYPIACKELSFILRGAYANLPKPLQSLVFQHTLTAIRLLPEMQTGSAVAAAHFLLQSAEAAFPKQKKSLVVTEFKQAKVAHKRRSKAHREEKGPSQLPQDVLVHIFCLLDLQSLISAGLVCRSNNSSRTKTQWSGKSVNKDYTFWEENVITRTDIDWKETFKRAYGGTYSKKLMSSRGYCGYCDMIVWLKNLKCSNRQCDPKHENAQIKPISPHQIVDYLMDGYTSVISSSDSDSESDEEPVSRLWAYPKDIRRIEKKPLV from the exons atgtcAAATCGAACAGAGAGATACCAAAAGCTATGCCTTGAAGAATCACTCTCAAGAATCTATCAATACCCAATTGCATGTAAAGAGTTGAGCTTTATTCTCAGAGGCGCTTATGCTAATCTCCCCAAGCCTCTCCAATCCCTCGTCTTTCAGCATACCCTTACCGCCATTCGTCTTCTTCCCGA aaTGCAGACCGGTAGCGCCGTTGCAGCAGCTCATTTTCTACTTCAGAGTGCAGAAGCTGCCTTTCCGAAACAGAAGAAGAGTTTGGTCGTTACGGAGTTTAAGCAAGCAAAGGTTGCTCATAAAAGACGCAGTAAAGCACACAGggaagaaaaag GGCCATCTCAATTGCCTCAAGATGTTCTTGTTCACATATTCTGTTTACTCGATTTGCAATCGTTAATTTCTGCAGGCCTAGTCTGCAG ATCAAACAATTCTTCTAGAACTAAGACACAGTGGAGTGGTAAATCGGTAAACAAGGATTATACATTTTGGGAGGAGAATGTGATTACTCGAACTGATATTGATTGGAAAGAGACCTTTAAAAGAGCATATGGAG GCACTTattcaaagaaattaatgtCCAGTAGGGGATATTGCGGGTATTGCGACATGATAGTTTGGCTCAAGAACTTGAAGTGCTCAAACAGACAGTGTGacccgaaacatgaaaatgCACAGATTAAGCCTATTTCACCCCACCAG ATCGTCGACTACTTAATGGATGGTTATACATCAGTGATATCCTCTTCAGATAGCGATAGCGAGTCGGATGAAGAGCCCGTTTCCAGATTATGGGCATATCCGAAAGACATACGTAGAATCGAGAAAAAGCCTCTTGTTTAG
- the LOC105765495 gene encoding F-box protein At5g52880 isoform X1: MSNRTERYQKLCLEESLSRIYQYPIACKELSFILRGAYANLPKPLQSLVFQHTLTAIRLLPEMQTGSAVAAAHFLLQSAEAAFPKQKKSLVVTEFKQAKVAHKRRSKAHREEKGPSQLPQDVLVHIFCLLDLQSLISAGLVCRSWTLAANDNHLWELQYTIFFGRSNNSSRTKTQWSGKSVNKDYTFWEENVITRTDIDWKETFKRAYGGTYSKKLMSSRGYCGYCDMIVWLKNLKCSNRQCDPKHENAQIKPISPHQIVDYLMDGYTSVISSSDSDSESDEEPVSRLWAYPKDIRRIEKKPLV, encoded by the exons atgtcAAATCGAACAGAGAGATACCAAAAGCTATGCCTTGAAGAATCACTCTCAAGAATCTATCAATACCCAATTGCATGTAAAGAGTTGAGCTTTATTCTCAGAGGCGCTTATGCTAATCTCCCCAAGCCTCTCCAATCCCTCGTCTTTCAGCATACCCTTACCGCCATTCGTCTTCTTCCCGA aaTGCAGACCGGTAGCGCCGTTGCAGCAGCTCATTTTCTACTTCAGAGTGCAGAAGCTGCCTTTCCGAAACAGAAGAAGAGTTTGGTCGTTACGGAGTTTAAGCAAGCAAAGGTTGCTCATAAAAGACGCAGTAAAGCACACAGggaagaaaaag GGCCATCTCAATTGCCTCAAGATGTTCTTGTTCACATATTCTGTTTACTCGATTTGCAATCGTTAATTTCTGCAGGCCTAGTCTGCAG GTCATGGACTTTAGCAGCAAATGATAACCATCTATGGGAATTGCAATATACGATATTCTTTGGCAGATCAAACAATTCTTCTAGAACTAAGACACAGTGGAGTGGTAAATCGGTAAACAAGGATTATACATTTTGGGAGGAGAATGTGATTACTCGAACTGATATTGATTGGAAAGAGACCTTTAAAAGAGCATATGGAG GCACTTattcaaagaaattaatgtCCAGTAGGGGATATTGCGGGTATTGCGACATGATAGTTTGGCTCAAGAACTTGAAGTGCTCAAACAGACAGTGTGacccgaaacatgaaaatgCACAGATTAAGCCTATTTCACCCCACCAG ATCGTCGACTACTTAATGGATGGTTATACATCAGTGATATCCTCTTCAGATAGCGATAGCGAGTCGGATGAAGAGCCCGTTTCCAGATTATGGGCATATCCGAAAGACATACGTAGAATCGAGAAAAAGCCTCTTGTTTAG
- the LOC105765491 gene encoding uncharacterized protein LOC105765491 isoform X2: MLAKALAHYFESKLLLLDITDFSLKMQSKYGCTKKEFALKRSISEMTLERMNGLFGSFSLLSPREETNGTLRRPGSAIDIKSRAVEGSNNHPKLHRNFSAASDMSSISSASVTNPVHKRTSSWCFNQKLFLQSLYKVLVSVSETGSIILYLRDVEKLLLQSERLYNLFQKLLNKLPHSVLILGSRMLGPEDDYREVDERLSALFPYNIEIKPPEDENNLDSWKAKLEEDMKVLQAQDNRNHIAEVLAANDLECDDLGSICYSDTMILGNYIEEIVVSAISYHLMNNKDPEYRNGKLVISSKSLSHGLNIFQEGKSCGKDTLKLETNAESSKEKEGEEAVSAKTEPKSDAAASESKSETEKSLSGVKKDGENPPAAKAPEVPPDNEFEKRIRPEVIPANEIGVTFADIGAMDDIKESLQELVMLPLRRPDLFNGGLLKPCRGILLFGPPGTGKTMLAKAIANEAGASFINVSMSTITSKWFGEDEKNVRALFTLAAKVAPTIIFVDEVDSMLGQRTRVGEHEAMRKIKNEFMTHWDGLLTKAGERILVLAATNRPFDLDEAIIRRFERRIMVGLPSIESREIILRTLLAKEKVEDLDFKELATMTEGYSGSDLKNLCITAAYRPVRELIKQERLKDQERKRREEASKNSEDASDTKDENEEERVTALRPLNMEDMRQAKNQVAASFASEGSVMAELKQWNDLYGEGGSRKKEQLTYFL; the protein is encoded by the exons ATGCTTGCCAAGGCTTTGGCACATTACTTTGAATCAAAGCTACTGCTTTTGGACATTACTGATTTTTCTCTTAAG ATGCAGAGCAAATACGGTTGTACCAAGAAAGAATTt GCTTTGAAGAGGTCCATCTCAGAGATGACTCTAGAGCGAATGAACGGCTTGTTTGGTTCCTTTTCGCTCCTATCGCCAAGAGAAGAAACAAATG GTACATTACGTCGACCTGGTAGCGCTATTGATATTAAGTCCAG GGCTGTGGAAGGTTCAAACAATCATCCAAAACTCCATAGAAATTTCTCTGCAGCATCTGATATGAGTAGCATCTCTTCGGCTTCTGTCACAAATCCAG TGCACAAGCGCACTAGCAGTTGGTGCTTCAATCAGAAACTCTTTCTGCAGTCACTTTACAAG GTTCTGGTTTCAGTATCAGAAACTGGCTCCATCATCTTATACCTGAGGGATGTTGAGAAGCTCCTCCTCCAATCAGAACGGTTATATAATCTGTTTCAAAAGTTGTTGAACAAACTTCCACATTCAGTGCTGATACTTGGTTCTAGGATGTTGGGTCCAGAAGATGATTACAGGGAGGTGGATGAGAGGCTTTCGGCATTATTCCCATACAATATCGAGATAAAACCACCCGAAGATGAAAATAATCTTGATAGCTGGAAAGCCAAACTGGAAGAGGATATGAAGGTGCTTCAAGCTCAAGATAACAGAAACCACATTGCTGAGGTACTTGCGGCGAATGACCTTGAGTGCGATGATTTGGGTTCTATTTGTTACTCAGACACCATGATCTTAGGTAATTATATTGAAGAAATTGTGGTATCAGCAATCTCTTATCACTTGATGAACAATAAGGATCCAGAATATCGAAATGGCAAGCTTGTTATATCATCCAAGAG CTTGTCCCATGGACTGAATATATTCCAAGAAGGAAAAAGCTGTGGGAAAGATACATTAAAATTAGAGACAAATGCTGAATCTTCCAAG GAAAAAGAAGGTGAAGAGGCTGTAAGTGCGAAAACAGAACCAAAATCCGACGCAGCTGCCTCTGAAAGCAAAAGTGAGACTGAGAAGTCTCTTTCTGGTGTGAAGAAGGATGGAGAGAACCCACCAGCAGCAAAAGCACCT GAAGTTCCTCCTGATAATGAATTTGAGAAAAGAATAAGGCCTGAAGTTATACCTGCAAATGAGATTGGTGTGACATTTGCCGATATCGGTGCTATGGATGATATCAAAGAATCGCTTCAAGAGCTAGTCATGCTCCCCCTACGAAGGCCAGATCTCTTCAACGGGGGACTTCTCAAGCCTTGTAGAGGTATATTACTCTTTGGACCTCCCGGTACTGGAAAAACAATGCTTGCAAAGGCCATTGCAAATGAAGCTGGAGCAAGCTTCATTAATGTCTCGATGTCCACCATCACATCAAAATGGTTTGGAGAAGATGAAAAGAATGTGAGAGCTTTATTTACGCTAGCAGCAAAGGTCGCACCAACTATTATTTTTGTGGATGAGGTTGATAGCATGCTGGGGCAAAGGACTAGGGTTGGGGAGCATGAGGCTATGCGGAAAATCAAGAATGAGTTCATGACACATTGGGATGGTCTATTGACCAAAGCTGGTGAGCGAATTCTTGTCCTTGCTGCAACCAACAGGCCATTTGACCTCGATGAAGCAATAATTAGGCGTTTCGAGCGCAG AATTATGGTTGGCCTTCCATCCATTGAGAGTAGGGAAATAATTTTGAGAACTTTACTGGCGAAAGAGAAAGTTGAAGATCTCGACTTCAAGGAGCTTGCAACCATGACAGAAGGATACAGTGGAAGTGATCTCaag AACTTGTGCATAACAGCGGCTTATCGACCTGTTAGGGAGTTGATAAAGCAAGAGAGGTTGAAAGATCAG GAGAGGAAGAGGCGTGAAGAGGCAAGCAAGAACTCAGAAGATGCTTCAGATACAAAAGACGAGAATGAGGAAGAAAGAGTAACTGCTTTGAGGCCTTTAAACATGGAAGATATGAGACAAGCAAAGAATCAG GTTGCTGCCAGCTTTGCTTCGGAAGGATCAGTAATGGCGGAGCTAAAGCAATGGAACGATTTATACGGAGAAGGCGGTTCAAGGAAGAAGGAACAGTTAACTTACTTCCTTTAG
- the LOC105765491 gene encoding uncharacterized protein LOC105765491 isoform X1 has protein sequence MEQKGILLSALSVGVGIGVGLGLASGQTVSKWAGNNTIADDGITGEQIEQELMRQVIDGKLSKVSFDDFPYYLSERTRALLTSTAYVQLKHSDVSRHTRNLSPVSKAILLSGPAELYQQMLAKALAHYFESKLLLLDITDFSLKMQSKYGCTKKEFALKRSISEMTLERMNGLFGSFSLLSPREETNGTLRRPGSAIDIKSRAVEGSNNHPKLHRNFSAASDMSSISSASVTNPVHKRTSSWCFNQKLFLQSLYKVLVSVSETGSIILYLRDVEKLLLQSERLYNLFQKLLNKLPHSVLILGSRMLGPEDDYREVDERLSALFPYNIEIKPPEDENNLDSWKAKLEEDMKVLQAQDNRNHIAEVLAANDLECDDLGSICYSDTMILGNYIEEIVVSAISYHLMNNKDPEYRNGKLVISSKSLSHGLNIFQEGKSCGKDTLKLETNAESSKEKEGEEAVSAKTEPKSDAAASESKSETEKSLSGVKKDGENPPAAKAPEVPPDNEFEKRIRPEVIPANEIGVTFADIGAMDDIKESLQELVMLPLRRPDLFNGGLLKPCRGILLFGPPGTGKTMLAKAIANEAGASFINVSMSTITSKWFGEDEKNVRALFTLAAKVAPTIIFVDEVDSMLGQRTRVGEHEAMRKIKNEFMTHWDGLLTKAGERILVLAATNRPFDLDEAIIRRFERRIMVGLPSIESREIILRTLLAKEKVEDLDFKELATMTEGYSGSDLKNLCITAAYRPVRELIKQERLKDQERKRREEASKNSEDASDTKDENEEERVTALRPLNMEDMRQAKNQVAASFASEGSVMAELKQWNDLYGEGGSRKKEQLTYFL, from the exons ATGGAGCAAAAGGGGATATTGTTGTCAGCTTTGAGTGTTGGGGTTGGAATTGGTGTTGGCCTTGGATTGGCTTCAGGGCAAACTGTAAGCAAATGGGCTGGGAACAACACCATTGCAGATGATGGTATTACAGGGGAGCAGATTGAGCAAGAACTTATGAGACAAGTTATAGATGGAAAGCTTAGCAAGGTTTCCTTTGATGATTTTCCTTATTACCTTAG TGAAAGAACTCGGGCGTTATTGACTAGTACTGCATATGTGCAATTAAAACACAGTGATGTCTCTAGGCACACGCGGAACCTTTCTCCTGTCAGCAAAGCTATTTTGCTCTCAGGACCTGCTG AGCTTTACCAGCAAATGCTTGCCAAGGCTTTGGCACATTACTTTGAATCAAAGCTACTGCTTTTGGACATTACTGATTTTTCTCTTAAG ATGCAGAGCAAATACGGTTGTACCAAGAAAGAATTt GCTTTGAAGAGGTCCATCTCAGAGATGACTCTAGAGCGAATGAACGGCTTGTTTGGTTCCTTTTCGCTCCTATCGCCAAGAGAAGAAACAAATG GTACATTACGTCGACCTGGTAGCGCTATTGATATTAAGTCCAG GGCTGTGGAAGGTTCAAACAATCATCCAAAACTCCATAGAAATTTCTCTGCAGCATCTGATATGAGTAGCATCTCTTCGGCTTCTGTCACAAATCCAG TGCACAAGCGCACTAGCAGTTGGTGCTTCAATCAGAAACTCTTTCTGCAGTCACTTTACAAG GTTCTGGTTTCAGTATCAGAAACTGGCTCCATCATCTTATACCTGAGGGATGTTGAGAAGCTCCTCCTCCAATCAGAACGGTTATATAATCTGTTTCAAAAGTTGTTGAACAAACTTCCACATTCAGTGCTGATACTTGGTTCTAGGATGTTGGGTCCAGAAGATGATTACAGGGAGGTGGATGAGAGGCTTTCGGCATTATTCCCATACAATATCGAGATAAAACCACCCGAAGATGAAAATAATCTTGATAGCTGGAAAGCCAAACTGGAAGAGGATATGAAGGTGCTTCAAGCTCAAGATAACAGAAACCACATTGCTGAGGTACTTGCGGCGAATGACCTTGAGTGCGATGATTTGGGTTCTATTTGTTACTCAGACACCATGATCTTAGGTAATTATATTGAAGAAATTGTGGTATCAGCAATCTCTTATCACTTGATGAACAATAAGGATCCAGAATATCGAAATGGCAAGCTTGTTATATCATCCAAGAG CTTGTCCCATGGACTGAATATATTCCAAGAAGGAAAAAGCTGTGGGAAAGATACATTAAAATTAGAGACAAATGCTGAATCTTCCAAG GAAAAAGAAGGTGAAGAGGCTGTAAGTGCGAAAACAGAACCAAAATCCGACGCAGCTGCCTCTGAAAGCAAAAGTGAGACTGAGAAGTCTCTTTCTGGTGTGAAGAAGGATGGAGAGAACCCACCAGCAGCAAAAGCACCT GAAGTTCCTCCTGATAATGAATTTGAGAAAAGAATAAGGCCTGAAGTTATACCTGCAAATGAGATTGGTGTGACATTTGCCGATATCGGTGCTATGGATGATATCAAAGAATCGCTTCAAGAGCTAGTCATGCTCCCCCTACGAAGGCCAGATCTCTTCAACGGGGGACTTCTCAAGCCTTGTAGAGGTATATTACTCTTTGGACCTCCCGGTACTGGAAAAACAATGCTTGCAAAGGCCATTGCAAATGAAGCTGGAGCAAGCTTCATTAATGTCTCGATGTCCACCATCACATCAAAATGGTTTGGAGAAGATGAAAAGAATGTGAGAGCTTTATTTACGCTAGCAGCAAAGGTCGCACCAACTATTATTTTTGTGGATGAGGTTGATAGCATGCTGGGGCAAAGGACTAGGGTTGGGGAGCATGAGGCTATGCGGAAAATCAAGAATGAGTTCATGACACATTGGGATGGTCTATTGACCAAAGCTGGTGAGCGAATTCTTGTCCTTGCTGCAACCAACAGGCCATTTGACCTCGATGAAGCAATAATTAGGCGTTTCGAGCGCAG AATTATGGTTGGCCTTCCATCCATTGAGAGTAGGGAAATAATTTTGAGAACTTTACTGGCGAAAGAGAAAGTTGAAGATCTCGACTTCAAGGAGCTTGCAACCATGACAGAAGGATACAGTGGAAGTGATCTCaag AACTTGTGCATAACAGCGGCTTATCGACCTGTTAGGGAGTTGATAAAGCAAGAGAGGTTGAAAGATCAG GAGAGGAAGAGGCGTGAAGAGGCAAGCAAGAACTCAGAAGATGCTTCAGATACAAAAGACGAGAATGAGGAAGAAAGAGTAACTGCTTTGAGGCCTTTAAACATGGAAGATATGAGACAAGCAAAGAATCAG GTTGCTGCCAGCTTTGCTTCGGAAGGATCAGTAATGGCGGAGCTAAAGCAATGGAACGATTTATACGGAGAAGGCGGTTCAAGGAAGAAGGAACAGTTAACTTACTTCCTTTAG